A DNA window from Daucus carota subsp. sativus chromosome 3, DH1 v3.0, whole genome shotgun sequence contains the following coding sequences:
- the LOC108214149 gene encoding uncharacterized protein LOC108214149 isoform X3, translating into MAAATVGFIGLDESSLVLAAKLINSGYSVKAHEELLPSVDEFVKIGGLRCATASVAVKGVAALVLLITYPDQLTNIIFSQDGALKGLSKDAPIIIYSTISPVYIQKLEKNLAESLGTAYIVDIYVSKAVSDAMNGKTMIISSGRSDAIAKAQPILNAMCDRLHIFEGELGAGSKVKLVNELLEGIHFVASVEAISLGAQAGIHPWILYDIISNAAGNSWVFKNHIPKLLRGNQTKNHFLNTFLQNLGIVLDMAKSLTFPLPLLAVAYQQLLAGASQSRGVDDDSTLIKVWEKVLGVNITDAANAEKYKPEELANQIVLKSKTVSRVGFIGLGAMGFGMASHLIKSNFVVTGYDVYKPTLSRFENLGGLIGSSPAEVSKEAEILVIMVTNEAQAESALYGDLGAVSVLPPGASIILSSTVSPAFISQLERRLKNENKNLKLIDAPVSGGVKRASDGTLTIMASGTDEALEHAGSILSALSEKLYVLRGGCGAGSGVKMVNQLLAGVHIASAAEAMAFGARLGLNSKLLFDVLTHCVGTSWMFENRVPHMVNNDYTPLSALDIFVKDLGIVTRECSSRRVPLHIATVAHQLFLSGSAAGWGRIDDSAVVKVYEALTGVKVEGKLAALNKESLLKSLPSEWPFDLTDDICRLEKLNSKTLVVLDDDPTGTQTVHDIDVLTEWNIESLVEQFRTKPSCFFILTNSRALSSEKATALITSICRNLQSAANLVEHTEYTVVLRGDSTLRGHFPEEADAAVSVLGEMDAWIICPFFLQGGRYTINDIHYVAEDMRLVPAGDTEFAKDAAFGYKCSNLREWVEEKTGGRILASSVVSISIELLRKGGPDAVFEHLCSLPKGSVCIVNAASERDVAVFAAGMIQAEQKGKRFLCRTAASFVSARVGIIPKAPITPVDLGIDKESSGGLIIVGSYVPKTTKQVEELKIHCSSTISSIEISVDKLAMKSLEEREEEIHRAAELADIFLGACKDTLIMTSRELITGKTPSESLDINFKVSSALVEIVRKITTRPRYILAKGGITSSDIATKALEAKRAKIVGQALAGVPLWQLGTESRHPGVPYIVFPGNVGDNKALADVVKSWARPIRSSTKQLLLNAEKGKYAIGAFNVYNLEGIEAVVAAAEELRSPAILQIHPSALKQGGIPLVACCISAAKQARVPITVHFDHGNSKKELVEVLQLDLDSVMVDGSELNFTENITYTKFVTNLAHAKGILVEAELGRLSGTEDELTVEDYEAKLTDIGQAQEFIDETGIDALAVCIGNVHGKYPASGPKLRLDLLKSGTC; encoded by the exons GTGTGGCAGCTTTGGTTTTGTTGATAACATATCCTGATCAGCTAACTAACATAATTTTTTCTCAGGATGGTGCCTTAAAAG GACTAAGCAAAGATGCCCCCATCATCATCTACTCAACAATTTCACCTGTTTATATTCAAAAGCTGGAGAAGAATCTCGCAG AGAGTCTCGGGACAGCCTATATAGTTGATATATATGTTTCTAAGGCAGTGTCAGATGCTATGAATGGAAAGACCATG ATAATCTCTTCTGGAAGATCAGATGCTATTGCTAAGGCGCAACCAATACTAAATG CTATGTGTGACAGGCTTCACATCTTTGAGGGTGAACTTGGAGCTGGAAG CAAAGTTAAATTGGTAAATGAGCTGCTAGAGGGCATTCATTTTGTTGCTTCTGTGGAGGCCATCTCTCTTGGTGCCCAAGCTGGGATTCATCCGTGGATACTCTATGACATCATTTCTAATGCTGCGGGAAATTCATG GGTTTTTAAGAACCATATTCCCAAATTATTGCGGGGAAATCAGACCAAAAACCATTTCCTGAATACATTTCTACAAAACTTG GGGATTGTTTTAGATATGGCCAAATCACTTACATTCCCTCTTCCCCTGTTGGCTGTTGCTTATCAACAACTCCTCGCAG GCGCATCACAGAGTCGGGGTGTTGATGATGATTCTACATTGATCAAG GTATGGGAAAAAGTTTTAGGTGTGAACATCACAGATGCTGCAAATGCAGAAAAATACAAACCTGAGGAACTGGCAAATCAGATTGTTTTGAAATCAAAAACTGTAAGCCGAGTTGGTTTTATTGGTCTTGGAGCAATGGGCTTTGGCATGGCATCTCACCTGATCAAGTCAAATTTCGTTGTTACTGGTTATGAT GTATATAAGCCAACACTATCTCGGTTTGAAAATTTAGGTGGCCTGATTGGATCCTCTCCAGCAGAAGTATCAAAAG AAGCAGAGATACTTGTAATCATGGTCACGAATGAAGCTCAGGCGGAAAGTGCTCTATATGGTGATCTTGGTGCTGTGTCAG TCCTTCCCCCTGGAGCGTCGATCATTCTTTCGTCCACTGTTTCTCCAGCTTTTATCAGCCAGCTGGAGCGGCGCTTAAAAA ACGAAAACAAGAATCTAAAACTGATTGATGCTCCTGTATCTGGCGGTGTTAAGCGGGCCTCAGATGGCACTCTTACA ATAATGGCATCAGGTACTGATGAAGCTCTTGAGCATGCTGGATCGATTCTTTCAG CATTGAGTGAGAAGCTATACGTTCTAAGGGGCGGTTGTGGTGCTGGAAG TGGTGTAAAGATGGTTAACCAATTACTTGCTGGAGTTCATATTGCATCAGCAGCTGAAGCAATGGCATTTGGGGCTCGACTGggtttaaattcaaaattactGTTTGATGTACTTACACATTGCGTGGGAACATCTTG GATGTTTGAGAATCGTGTTCCGCACATGGTGAACAATGATTATACGCCATTATCTGCACTCGATATCTTTGTAAAGGATTTG GGGATTGTTACCCGTGAATGTTCATCTCGCAGGGTTCCACTTCATATAGCTACCGTAGCACACCAATTGTTCTTGTCAG GTTCTGCTGCAGGGTGGGGTCGTATAGATGATTCAGCTGTTGTTAAG GTGTATGAGGCACTCACAGGTGTCAAGGTTGAAGGGAAACTTGCGGCTCTTAACAAAGAATCACTCTTAAAATCTCTTCCATCTGAGTGGCCATTTGATCTAACCGATGACATATGTAGACTTGAGAAGCTTAATTCCAAAACTTTGGTGGTTCTGGATGATGATCCAACTGGAACTCAGACTGTTCACGACATTGATGTATTGACAGAGTG GAACATTGAATCACTTGTTGAGCAGTTTAGAACAAAGCcaagttgtttttttattttaaccaacTCCCGTGCATTGAGTTCCGAAAAG GCTACTGCACTTATTACAAGTATATGCAGAAATCTACAATCTGCAGCCAATTTGGTTGAGCACACTGAGTATACAGTGGTACTAAGGGGTGATTCAACATTAAGAGGTCATTTCCCAGAG GAGGCAGATGCAGCTGTTTCAGTACTCGGTGAGATGGATGCATGGATCATTTGTCCTTTTTTTCTTCAGGGAGGCCGATATACCATAAATGATATACATTATGTTGCAGAAGATATGCG GCTTGTTCCTGCTGGGGACACAGAATTTGCAAAAGATGCTGCTTTTGGGTACAAGTGTTCAAACCTCCGTGAG TGGGTGGAGGAGAAAACTGGGGGTCGAATACTAGCTAGCAGTGTTGTGTCTATCTCTATCGAACTTTTAAGAAAAGGTGGTCCTGATGCTGTTTTTGAGCATCTTTGCAGTTTGCCAAAG GGTTCGGTATGCATAGTTAATGCAGCTAGTGAAAGAGACGTGGCTGTGTTTGCAGCAGGAATGATCCAG gcagagcagAAAGGAAAACGGTTCTTATGTCGAACTGCGGCTAGCTTTGTATCTGCTCGTGTTGGAATTATTCCAAAGGCTCCGATTACACCTGTCGATCTTGGAATAGATAAAGAAAGTAGTGGTGGTCTTATAATTGTGGGTTCGTATGTACCAAAGACAACAAAGCAG GTTGaagaacttaaaatacactgcaGCAGTACAATTAGTAGCATTGAG ATTTCTGTTGATAAACTTGCCATGAAATCATTAGAAGAAAGGGAGGAGGAAATCCATAGAGCAGCTGAATTAGCAGACATTTTTCTTGGGGCTTGTAAGGATACTCTAATAATGACCAGTCGCGAGCTTATAACAGGGAAAA CTCCTTCAGAGAGTTTGGATATAAATTTTAAGGTGAGTTCTGCACTTGTGGAGATAGTTAGGAAGATAACTACAAGGCCCCGTTATATTCTTGCAAAG GGTGGAATCACCTCATCGGACATTGCTACAAAAGCTCTAGAAGCAAAACGTGCTAAAATAGTTGGACAAGCTTTGGCTGGTGTACCCTTGTGGCAACTAGGCACAGAGAGTAGACATCCAGGAGTACCATATATTGTTTTTCCTG GAAATGTTGGTGATAATAAGGCGCTGGCTGATGTTGTAAAATCTTGGGCTCGTCCAATCCGATCATCAACAAAGCAGCTGCTTCTT AATGCAGAAAAAGGCAAATACGCTATTGGGGCATTCAATGTTTATAATTTGGAAGGAATTGAGGCCGTTGTTGCTGCAGCAGAGGAGTTGAGAAGCCCTGCAATTTTACAG ATCCATCCAAGTGCCTTGAAGCAAGGGGGAATCCCATTGGTTGCGTGTTGCATTTCTGCTGCAAAACAAGCTAGG GTCCCAATTACAGTTCATTTTGATCATGGAAATTCCAAAAAAGAGTTGGTGGAAGTTCTGCAGTTG GACCTTGATTCAGTCATGGTTGATGGATCAGAACTTAATTTCACAGAGAATATCACATACACAAAATTCGTTACAAACCTGGCACATGCTAAAGGTATTCTGGTGGAAGCTGAACTAGGAAGGTTGTCCGGAACAGAAGATGAATTAACAGTAGAAGACTATGAAGCAAAGCTAACTGATATTGGgcag GCTCAAGAATTCATTGATGAGACTGGCATTGATGCTTTGGCAGTTTGTATTGGAAATGTTCATGGAAAATACCCTGCAAGTGGCCCTAAGCTCCGACTTGATTTGCTCAAG AGTGGAACTTGCTAA